One Xiphophorus hellerii strain 12219 chromosome 1, Xiphophorus_hellerii-4.1, whole genome shotgun sequence DNA segment encodes these proteins:
- the tcf15 gene encoding transcription factor 15 — translation MTFAMLRPVATHLIYSDFTVTNSEDEENRSESDGSSEQSYCGSTEKRSRISRKLEGDSAVVMKQRSAANARERGRTQSVNTAFTALRTLIPTEPVDRKLSKIETLRLASSYISHLANVLLIGDAGAEGQPCLGAVHAQGEGAGKQPRTICTFCLSNQRKGIKDGKDCLKMRGLGPLRVRR, via the exons ATGACTTTCGCCATGCTGCGCCCCGTGGCGACGCACTTGATCTACTCGGACTTCACGGTTACCAACTCCGAGGACGAAGAGAACCGCAGCGAGAGCGACGGCAGCTCGGAGCAGAGCTACTGCGGCTCCACGGAGAAACGGAGTCGCATCTCCCGCAAGCTGGAGGGCGACTCCGCGGTGGTGATGAAGCAGCGGAGCGCGGCCAACGCCAGGGAGAGGGGCCGGACCCAGAGCGTCAACACGGCGTTCACGGCCCTCCGGACTCTCATTCCCACCGAGCCGGTGGACAGGAAGCTCTCCAAGATTGAAACGCTCCGACTGGCGTCCAGCTACATCTCCCACCTGGCCAACGTGCTTCTGATCGGGGACGCCGGCGCAGAGGGACAGCCGTGCCTCGGAGCGGTCCATGCGCAGGGCGAGGGCGCGGGGAAGCAGCCGCGCACCATCTGCACCTTCTGCTTGAGCAACCAGAGGAAAGGg attaaaGATGGGAAAGACTGTTTGAAAATGCGAGGACTCGGTCCGCTGCGAGTGAGGCGCTGA
- the slc13a3 gene encoding Na(+)/dicarboxylate cotransporter 3 has product MKMSVVSKKLWCVHKQLLLCLAPLVFLPLLFTLPEKEGKCLYVVILMATFWCTEALPLAVTAMLPVCLFPTLGILPAKKVCPQYFIETNFLFLSGLVLASSIEEWGLHRRIALKVLSIVGVKPAWLILGMMMTSSFLSMWLSNTATTAMMLPIANAILESLFGDLETLKQKCKFPEDRDSAAINGQTSLKLHSLPSEPSEKHMLSMDGMEAVEPVDMRTAEEIQSESEYQLKVWKGFLICIPYAASIGGTATLTGTAPNLILIGQLKSYFPDCDLINFGSWFAFAFPLMLLFLFLGWIWISFLYGGLNTRLCFTKHDHRAQAEARAKALIKEDYRKLGPINFAEGAISFFFILFAVLLFTRDPKFVTGWSVFFKKGYVSDAVTGVIIVSILFFFPSQKPSLSWWFDPKAVNTPYVPLLSWKKAQDSVPWNIILLLGGGFAMAKACEESGLASWIGGHLQPLAEVPPAVAVMLITAFLACFTEFASNTATIIIFLPVIAELAIRVSVNPLYFMIPATVGCSYAFMLPVSTPPNSIAFASGHLMVKDMVKTGFVMNILGILSVSLAMNTWGVAMFNLSSYPKWAHTANTTAATANVHFPSMRSTNATL; this is encoded by the exons ATGAAAATGTCTGTGGTGTCCAAGAAGCTGTGGTGCGTCCACAAGCAGCTGCTTCTCTGCCTCGCGCCACTTGTGTTTCTGCCTTTACTTTTTACTCTGCCGGAAAAG GAGGGAAAATGCCTTTACGTTGTGATACTGATGGCTACGTTTTGGTGCACAGAGGCCTTGCCTCTGGCAGTCACAGCGATGCTTCCAGTCTGCCTCTTCCCGACGCTGGGGATTCTCCCGGCCAAAAAAGTCTGCCCCCAGTACTTCATCGAGACcaacttcctcttcctcagcgGTCTTGTGTTGGCATCGTCGATTGAGGAGTGGGGCCTGCATCGTAGGATAGCACTGAAGGTCCTTAGTATTGTCGGAGTGAAACCCGCCTG GCTCATCCTGGGAATGATGATGACCTCATCCTTCCTTTCCATGTGGCTCAGCAACACCGCCACAACAGCCATGATGCTTCCCATTGCAAACGCCATCCTGGAGAGCCTGTTTGGGGACCTGGAGACCCTGAAGCAAAAGTGCAAATTCCCAGAGGATCGTGACAGTGCTGCAATAAATG GTCAAACTTCACTGAAGCTCCATTCGCTGCCATCAGAGCCTTCTGAAAAACATATGCTGTCAATGGATGG GATGGAAGCTGTGGAGCCTGTAGACATGAGGACGGCTGAGGAGATCCAGTCAGAGTCAGAGTATCAGCTGAAAGTGTGGAAAGGATTCTTGATCTGTATTCCCTATGCTGCCAGTATTGGAGGTACAGCAACGCTGACAGGCACAGCACCAAACCTCATCCTGATTGGACAGCTCAAAAG CTACTTTCCAGACTGCGACCTTATCAACTTTGGCTCTTGGTTTGCCTTTGCCTTCCCCCTGatgcttctctttctgtttttgggaTGGATTTGGATCTCTTTTCTCTACGGCGGACTGAATACAAG GTTATGTTTCACGAAACACGACCACAGGGCCCAGGCAGAAGCCAGAGCCAAAGCTCTAATTAAAGAAGATTACAGAAAACTGGGGCCCATAAA CTTTGCAGAAGGGgccatctctttcttttttattttattcgcTGTTCTTCTGTTCACAAGAGATCCTAAATTTGTTACTGGCTGGtctgtgtttttcaaaaaagg GTATGTCTCAGATGCTGTCACTGGTGTCATCATTGTGTCCATTTTGTTCTTCTTCCCATCACAAAAACCCTCTCTGAGTTGGTGGTTTGACCCAAAAG CTGTAAACACTCCATACGTCCCTCTGCTTTCATGGAAAAAGGCCCAGGACTCTGTTCCCTGGAACATTATCCTCTTGCTTGGAGGCGGCTTTGCAATGGCCAAAGCTTGTGAG GAGTCCGGCCTTGCGTCCTGGATCGGAGGTCACCTCCAGCCCTTGGCTGAAGTTCCCCCAGCTGTAGCTGTGATGTTAATCACTGCTTTCCTGGCTTGTTTCACTGAGTTTGCCAGCAACACAGCAACTATTATTATATTTCTGCCTGTCATTGCTGAACTG GCCATTCGTGTCTCTGTCAACCCTTTGTACTTCATGATTCCTGCCACTGTGGGATGTTCATACGCCTTCATGCTTCCTGTTTCCACTCCACCCAACTCCATCGCCTTTGCATCCGGACATCTCATGGTCAAAGACATG GTGAAAACCGGCTTTGTCATGAACATCCTGGGGATCCTCTCTGTGTCTCTGGCTATGAACACGTGGGGCGTCGCCATGTTTAACTTGAGCTCCTACCCAAAATGGGCTCACACCGCCAACACTACTGCTGCCACTGCAAATGTTCACTTCCCATCCATGAGGTCAACCAACGCCACGCTCTGA